In Gulosibacter molinativorax, a single window of DNA contains:
- the panB gene encoding 3-methyl-2-oxobutanoate hydroxymethyltransferase, with protein sequence MTDTPAVKRVRTRHFAQAKRDGHKISGLTAYDAASAKVFDQAGIDFVLIGDSAANVMLGYDTTLPIKVDELITMSRSVVRAVERAFVIADLPFGSYEVSPEQALETSIRFMKESEAHAVKLEGGVRVESHIRRITESGIPVCAHIGFTPQSEHNLGGHIIQGRGDGAEQLLEDARAIERAGAFMVVLEMVPSDVAARVTEELSIPTISVGAGPHCDGQLTVWTDTFGYGQGRRPKFVRQYADLAGVLRDATKQYIDDIQSGAYPSEAESYENTHPDGKSPFGP encoded by the coding sequence ATGACTGACACCCCAGCAGTAAAGAGAGTGCGCACGCGTCACTTCGCCCAGGCCAAGCGCGACGGCCACAAGATCTCCGGCCTCACGGCCTACGACGCGGCCAGCGCCAAGGTGTTTGACCAGGCCGGCATCGACTTCGTGCTGATCGGCGACTCGGCCGCCAACGTGATGCTCGGCTACGACACGACGCTGCCCATCAAGGTGGATGAGCTCATCACGATGTCGCGTTCGGTCGTGCGAGCGGTGGAACGCGCGTTCGTCATCGCGGACCTCCCCTTCGGCAGCTACGAGGTATCGCCGGAGCAGGCGCTCGAGACCTCGATTCGGTTCATGAAGGAATCCGAGGCGCACGCCGTCAAGCTCGAGGGCGGGGTGCGGGTCGAGTCGCACATTCGTCGCATCACCGAGTCGGGCATCCCCGTCTGCGCGCACATCGGGTTCACGCCGCAGTCTGAGCACAATCTCGGCGGACACATCATTCAGGGCCGCGGGGATGGCGCGGAGCAGCTCCTCGAGGATGCGCGAGCGATCGAGCGCGCGGGCGCCTTCATGGTCGTGCTTGAGATGGTGCCCTCGGACGTCGCGGCCCGAGTCACGGAAGAACTCTCGATCCCCACGATCAGTGTGGGCGCCGGGCCGCACTGCGACGGCCAGCTCACCGTCTGGACCGACACCTTCGGCTACGGCCAGGGCCGCCGACCGAAGTTCGTTCGCCAGTATGCCGACCTCGCCGGCGTGCTCCGGGATGCGACCAAGCAGTACATCGACGACATTCAGTCGGGCGCGTACCCGAGCGAGGCGGAGTCCTACGAAAACACGCACCCCGACGGTAAGTCGCCTTTCGGGCCATAG
- the map gene encoding type I methionyl aminopeptidase — MPKNPETGLLVPGTVTPMRPVPAHIARPEYVGKANPNEPDGTGDLYTEEEIGRVRHASRIAAACMEHLEQFVKPGVTTEQLDIHAHEFLVQHDAYPSTLGYRGFTKSSCTSLNEVICHGIPDSTVLEDGDILNIDVTAFAEGMHGDTNRMYLVGDVDEESRLLVERSHEAMMRGIKAAKPGREVNVIGRVIEKYAGRFGYESVHDYTGHGVGRAFHSGLIIPHYDAPHFKDVIQPGMIFTVEPMLVTGSQDWDQWDDGWTVVTKDGSRCAQFEHTILITEDGYEILTLPPSQL, encoded by the coding sequence ATGCCGAAAAACCCAGAAACTGGTCTGCTCGTTCCCGGAACTGTCACGCCGATGCGCCCCGTGCCGGCGCACATCGCGCGCCCGGAATACGTTGGCAAGGCCAACCCGAACGAACCGGACGGGACCGGCGACCTGTACACCGAGGAAGAAATCGGGCGCGTCCGCCACGCGAGCCGGATTGCGGCCGCGTGCATGGAACACCTCGAGCAGTTCGTCAAGCCCGGCGTGACGACCGAACAGCTCGATATCCACGCCCACGAGTTCCTGGTACAGCACGACGCCTACCCGTCGACGCTCGGCTATCGCGGCTTCACGAAGTCCTCCTGCACGTCGCTCAACGAGGTCATCTGCCACGGGATCCCCGATTCCACGGTGCTCGAAGACGGCGACATCTTGAACATCGACGTCACGGCGTTCGCCGAGGGGATGCACGGCGACACGAACCGTATGTACCTCGTAGGCGACGTCGACGAGGAGTCGAGGCTCCTCGTCGAGCGTTCGCACGAGGCGATGATGCGTGGCATCAAGGCAGCGAAACCGGGCCGCGAGGTGAACGTCATCGGTCGCGTGATCGAAAAGTACGCCGGTCGCTTCGGCTACGAATCGGTGCACGACTACACCGGACACGGCGTCGGCCGAGCCTTCCACTCCGGCCTCATCATCCCCCACTATGACGCGCCGCACTTCAAGGACGTCATCCAGCCCGGCATGATCTTCACCGTCGAGCCGATGCTCGTCACCGGCTCGCAAGACTGGGACCAGTGGGACGACGGCTGGACGGTCGTCACGAAGGACGGCTCGCGCTGCGCCCAGTTCGAGCACACGATCCTCATCACCGAGGACGGCTACGAGATCCTCACGCTGCCGCCCTCGCAGCTCTAA
- the ppgK gene encoding polyphosphate--glucose phosphotransferase, with the protein MAKKQDRYAVGIDIGGTGIKGALVDLKKGALVGERKKVKTPEGAPIDAVKAAVRTVYDEILGQPEAEGIDPLVGLCMPSVIRRGVAWTAANIAQEWVGFDARTAFSEVIGKNVSLMNDADAAGYGEVRYGEAADNVGSVLVLTLGTGIGSALIHDGRLYPNTELGHMELDGHEDYEKFASAKVREREELSFEEWGRRLSAYFQKLQVLLQPDEFIISGGISKQADDFIHLIEVDTPVKVAKLKNNAGIIGAALLAVERWD; encoded by the coding sequence ATGGCGAAGAAGCAGGACCGTTACGCGGTAGGGATCGATATCGGGGGCACCGGAATTAAGGGTGCGCTCGTCGACCTGAAAAAGGGAGCGCTCGTCGGCGAGCGCAAGAAGGTGAAGACGCCAGAGGGCGCACCGATCGATGCGGTGAAGGCCGCGGTTCGGACGGTCTACGACGAGATTCTCGGTCAGCCGGAGGCCGAAGGGATCGACCCGCTCGTCGGCCTCTGCATGCCATCGGTGATCCGCCGCGGGGTCGCGTGGACCGCCGCGAATATCGCACAGGAGTGGGTGGGCTTCGATGCCCGCACCGCGTTCTCCGAGGTTATTGGCAAGAACGTTTCGCTGATGAACGACGCAGATGCGGCAGGTTACGGCGAGGTGCGCTACGGCGAGGCCGCGGACAACGTCGGTTCGGTGCTCGTGCTCACCCTTGGCACGGGTATCGGCTCTGCGCTCATCCACGACGGCCGGCTCTACCCGAACACCGAGCTCGGACACATGGAGCTCGACGGCCACGAGGACTACGAGAAGTTCGCCTCGGCGAAGGTGCGCGAACGCGAGGAGCTCAGTTTCGAGGAGTGGGGCCGGCGGCTCTCGGCCTACTTCCAAAAGCTCCAGGTTCTGCTGCAACCGGATGAATTCATCATTTCGGGTGGGATCTCGAAGCAGGCGGATGATTTCATCCACCTCATCGAGGTAGACACGCCGGTGAAGGTCGCGAAGCTCAAGAACAACGCGGGGATCATCGGTGCGGCGCTCCTCGCCGTCGAGCGCTGGGACTAG